The following proteins come from a genomic window of Acomys russatus chromosome 17, mAcoRus1.1, whole genome shotgun sequence:
- the LOC127201033 gene encoding olfactory receptor 8S1-like, which produces MEARNVTEFVLLGLTSDPRAQALLFVLFLVIYVSILVGNLLMLALISSDSHLCTPMYFFLRHLSFMDAFYSSVIVPNLLRNLISEWKTISSLGCFIQIALVIFSGATEACLLSAMAYDRFQAVCHPLLYVVTMSGKVCSGMVAMSWAVGMSVSLINTLLLAQEDFCGPNLIRSFACELPPVLLLACSDPHTTVASILTTLVVLGFGTLVLLLGSYGRIIMTALGIDSATSRSKIFSTCSSHFLVVTIFYGSGVFRYMTPASGSAMEQVLSLQYSVVTPLLNPLIYSLKNKDVKAALRKMLTRKYRLSL; this is translated from the exons ATGGAAGCTAGAAACGTCACTGAGTTTGTGCTGCTGGGACTAACCAGTGACCCTCGGGCTCAGGCGCTGCTCTTCGTCCTGTTCTTGGTGATTTACGTCTCGATCCTGGTGGGGAACCTGCTGATGCTGGCTCTGATCAGCTCTGATTCCCACCTCTGtacccccatgtacttcttcctgagACACCTCTCCTTCATGGATGCCTTCTACTCCTCAGTCATTGTGCCTAATTTGCTGAGGAACCTTATTTCCGAGTGGAAGACCATATCCTCCCTTGGCTGTTTCATTCAGATTGCCCTGGTCATATTTTCGGGGGCCACTGAAGCCTGCCTCCTTTCTGCCATGGCCTACGACCGCTTCCAGGCCGTGTGCCATCCACTGTTGTATGTGGTCACTATGAGCGGAAAGGTATGTTCTGGCATGGTGGCTATGTCCTGGGCCGTAGGAATGAGTGTTAGCCTGATTAACACCCTCCTGCTGGCTCAGGAGGACTTCTGCGGCCCGAACCTCATCCGCAGCTTTGCCTGTGAGCTTCCTCCAGTGCTCTTGTTGGCCTGTTCTGACCCCCACACTACTGTCGCCTCCATCCTGACCACCTTGGTGGTCTTAGGTTTTGGTACTCTTGTGCTACTGCTGGGATCCTATGGCCGTATCATCATGACAGCCCTGGGCATCGACTCAGCCACCAGTCGGAGCAAGATTTTCTCCACGTGTTCATCTCATTTCCTAGTAGTCACCATCTTCTATGGCTCAGGAGTATTCAG GTACATGACTCCAGCATCCGGCTCAGCCATGGAGCAGGTGTTATCTTTGCAGTACAGTGTGGTGACCCCGCTGCTAAACCCCCTCATCTACAGCCTGAAAAACAAAGATGTAAAAGCAGCTCTGAGGAAGATGCTGACCAGGAAGTACAGACTGAGCTTATAG